From the Desulfovibrio sp. JY genome, one window contains:
- a CDS encoding ribose-phosphate pyrophosphokinase: MAQGDLKILTGTSNPVLAAAICDHLGCTLLPAKVGTFSDGEIRVEIGANVRGCDIFVVQSTSYPVNYNLMELCLILDALKRASAQRVTAVVPYYGYARQDRKVAPRAPISAKLVADFLTIAGMNRLLTIDLHAGQIQGFFNLPVDNLFSAPIMAEYFKEFSGENVCVVSPDAGGVERARAFAKRLGGSLAIIDKRRDAPNQAQAMHVIGDVTDKLCVVLDDMIDTAGTMCQAGTVLLENGAREVMAAATHAVLSGPAIERLEASPFTQIVTTNTIPLNETAKACSKIKVLSIAGLLAKAIHNIHTESSVSVLFT, encoded by the coding sequence ATGGCGCAAGGCGATCTGAAAATACTGACCGGAACATCCAATCCCGTCCTGGCCGCAGCCATCTGCGACCACCTCGGCTGCACCCTGCTCCCGGCCAAAGTCGGCACGTTCAGCGACGGCGAGATCCGCGTCGAGATCGGCGCCAACGTCCGTGGCTGCGATATCTTCGTGGTTCAGTCCACCTCCTATCCGGTCAACTACAACCTGATGGAGCTGTGCCTGATCCTCGACGCCTTAAAGCGCGCCAGCGCCCAGCGCGTCACCGCCGTGGTCCCCTACTACGGCTACGCCCGCCAGGACCGCAAAGTGGCCCCGCGCGCGCCGATTTCCGCCAAGCTCGTGGCCGATTTCCTCACCATCGCCGGCATGAACCGCCTGCTCACCATCGACCTGCACGCCGGCCAGATCCAGGGCTTTTTCAACCTGCCCGTGGACAATCTTTTTTCCGCTCCGATCATGGCCGAATATTTCAAGGAATTTTCCGGGGAAAACGTCTGCGTGGTGTCCCCCGACGCCGGCGGCGTGGAGCGGGCCCGGGCCTTCGCCAAGCGCCTGGGCGGTAGCCTCGCCATCATCGACAAGCGCCGCGACGCCCCCAACCAGGCCCAGGCCATGCACGTCATCGGCGACGTCACCGACAAGCTGTGCGTGGTGCTCGACGACATGATCGACACCGCCGGCACCATGTGCCAGGCCGGCACCGTGCTGCTCGAAAACGGCGCCCGCGAAGTCATGGCCGCCGCCACCCACGCCGTGCTCTCCGGCCCGGCCATCGAGCGCCTGGAGGCCTCGCCCTTTACCCAGATCGTCACCACCAACACCATTCCGCTCAATGAAACGGCCAAGGCCTGTTCCAAGATCAAGGTCCTGTCCATCGCCGGACTGCTGGCCAAAGCCATCCACAACATCCACACCGAATCCTCGGTGAGTGTGCTTTTCACGTAG
- a CDS encoding 50S ribosomal protein L25/general stress protein Ctc yields MKETLSLAVKTRSGFGKGANRKLRATGMVPGIYYDDTGANIPVMVDHLPLQKLYAKTASSHVFELKIASDAGEETKPSLLWKVEHHPTKPRITHVDFYGVDLTKAIRVHIPVVVTGKAKGQVAGGALEVYRESIEVICLPLAIPDKVVIDITDLGVNESVQIADVALPEGVKAVYEDNFSLLAVVTPEAEDEGEEEAAETPAAAPAAEEA; encoded by the coding sequence ATGAAAGAGACCCTTTCCCTCGCCGTCAAGACCCGCTCGGGCTTTGGCAAGGGGGCCAACCGGAAGCTGCGTGCCACGGGCATGGTCCCCGGTATCTATTACGACGACACCGGAGCCAACATCCCGGTCATGGTCGATCACCTTCCGCTGCAAAAGCTCTACGCCAAGACCGCTTCCTCCCACGTCTTCGAGCTCAAGATCGCTTCCGACGCCGGTGAGGAGACCAAGCCGTCCCTGCTGTGGAAGGTCGAGCACCACCCGACCAAGCCCCGCATCACCCACGTGGACTTCTACGGCGTGGATCTGACCAAGGCCATCCGCGTGCACATTCCCGTGGTCGTGACCGGCAAGGCCAAGGGCCAGGTCGCGGGCGGCGCCCTGGAAGTCTACCGCGAATCCATCGAGGTCATCTGTCTGCCCCTGGCCATTCCGGACAAGGTGGTCATCGACATCACCGACCTCGGCGTCAACGAAAGCGTCCAGATCGCCGATGTGGCCCTGCCCGAGGGCGTCAAGGCGGTTTACGAGGACAACTTCTCGCTGCTGGCCGTTGTCACGCCCGAGGCCGAGGATGAAGGGGAGGAAGAAGCCGCGGAAACGCCGGCTGCCGCCCCGGCCGCTGAAGAGGCCTAA
- the pth gene encoding aminoacyl-tRNA hydrolase — MAVSALIVGLGNPGPRYAATRHNFGFMAVDALIARARELGGAPKAAMTSHKDMDAVAIALPVLPGGAFAQFVCVKPLTYMNLSGRAVRAAMAFYKLAPTDVLAIHDELDLPLGRMRAKRGGGNAGHNGLKSLTQELGSPDFVRLRLGIGRPEPGRDVAGYVLEPFRSEEMAVVRQILPAAVDAVFTYFEDGLETAMSRAGAFTAVSG, encoded by the coding sequence ATGGCTGTTTCCGCCCTTATCGTTGGCCTTGGCAATCCCGGCCCCCGCTATGCCGCCACGCGGCACAATTTCGGCTTCATGGCCGTCGACGCCCTGATCGCCCGGGCGCGCGAACTCGGCGGCGCGCCCAAGGCGGCCATGACCTCCCACAAGGACATGGACGCCGTCGCCATCGCCCTGCCCGTGCTGCCGGGCGGCGCGTTCGCCCAGTTCGTGTGCGTCAAGCCCCTGACCTACATGAACTTAAGCGGCCGGGCCGTGCGTGCGGCCATGGCCTTTTACAAGCTCGCTCCAACCGACGTCCTGGCCATCCACGACGAACTCGACCTGCCGCTCGGGCGCATGCGGGCCAAGCGCGGCGGCGGCAACGCCGGGCACAACGGCCTCAAATCCCTGACCCAGGAGCTCGGCAGTCCGGATTTCGTCCGGCTGCGCCTGGGCATCGGCCGGCCCGAGCCGGGACGCGACGTGGCCGGTTACGTGCTCGAGCCCTTTCGCAGCGAGGAAATGGCCGTGGTGCGCCAGATCCTGCCGGCCGCCGTGGACGCCGTTTTCACCTATTTCGAGGATGGCCTGGAGACGGCGATGAGCCGGGCCGGGGCTTTTACCGCCGTATCCGGCTGA
- a CDS encoding CarD family transcriptional regulator: MFSEEQLVVYPAQGVGRVERIETQVIGGTSADFFIVRILSNNVTLMVPVANAENVGLRPLCTAEQGLAIIESLKDRSDFTGYTGQNWNRRYREYSEKLKSGDLADVAYVLKELLLIGQNKELSFGERRLLEQATSLLTLELALALDKDQQEIKDVINEIFADVLAPKPEE; the protein is encoded by the coding sequence GTGTTTTCCGAGGAACAACTTGTCGTGTATCCGGCCCAGGGAGTGGGCAGGGTCGAACGTATCGAGACCCAGGTAATCGGCGGGACCTCGGCTGATTTCTTTATCGTTCGTATCCTCAGCAACAACGTCACGCTCATGGTGCCGGTGGCCAACGCCGAAAACGTGGGCCTGCGTCCGCTCTGTACGGCCGAGCAAGGACTGGCCATTATCGAGTCCCTCAAAGACCGGTCGGATTTTACCGGCTATACCGGTCAAAACTGGAATCGCCGTTACCGCGAATATTCCGAAAAACTGAAAAGCGGCGACCTGGCCGACGTGGCCTATGTGCTCAAGGAACTGCTTTTGATCGGCCAGAACAAGGAACTCTCCTTTGGCGAGCGCCGATTGCTCGAACAGGCCACGAGCCTTTTGACCCTGGAGCTGGCCCTGGCCCTGGACAAGGACCAGCAGGAAATCAAGGACGTCATCAACGAAATCTTCGCCGACGTGCTGGCTCCGAAACCCGAGGAATGA
- the rho gene encoding transcription termination factor Rho produces the protein MNLSELKLKSMPELMDLAVQYNVENPNGMRKQELIFALLQSCASQNGAIFGEGVLEILPDGFGFLRSPMYSYMPGPDDIYVSPSQIRRFGLRKGDVVSGQIRPPKEGERYFALLRVGEIGFAPPEASRNLVLFDNLTPLYPDKRYVMENGAENYSSRVIDLLTPIGHGQRGIIVAPPRTGKTMLLQTIANSINANRPDVFLIVLLIDERPEEVTDMERTVKAEVVSSTFDEPPQRHVQVAEMVIEKAKRLVERKIDVVILLDSITRLGRAYNAVTPSSGRVLSGGLDANALQRPKRFFGAARNIEGGGSLTIIATALIDTGSRMDEVIFEEFKGTGNMEIYLDRHLAEKRVFPAIDINRSGTRKEELLLETDVLNRVWILRKLLAPMSPIDSMEFLLDKMRGSKTNREFLDLMNR, from the coding sequence ATGAACCTCTCCGAACTGAAGCTTAAGAGCATGCCCGAGTTGATGGACCTGGCCGTCCAATACAACGTCGAAAATCCCAACGGCATGCGCAAGCAGGAGCTGATCTTCGCCCTGCTGCAAAGCTGCGCCTCGCAAAACGGGGCCATTTTCGGCGAAGGCGTGCTGGAAATCCTGCCCGACGGCTTCGGATTTCTGCGTTCGCCCATGTACAGCTACATGCCGGGTCCCGACGACATCTACGTCTCGCCCTCCCAGATCCGCCGCTTCGGCCTGCGCAAGGGCGACGTGGTCTCCGGCCAGATCCGCCCGCCCAAGGAAGGCGAACGCTACTTCGCCCTCCTGCGCGTGGGCGAGATCGGCTTCGCCCCGCCCGAGGCCTCGCGAAACCTGGTGCTCTTCGACAACCTGACGCCGCTTTACCCCGACAAGCGCTACGTCATGGAAAACGGGGCGGAAAACTATTCGTCCCGGGTCATCGATCTCCTGACCCCCATCGGCCATGGCCAGCGCGGCATCATCGTCGCCCCGCCCCGCACCGGCAAGACCATGCTGCTGCAGACCATCGCCAACTCCATCAACGCCAACCGCCCCGACGTCTTCCTCATCGTCCTCCTGATCGACGAACGCCCCGAGGAAGTCACGGACATGGAACGCACGGTCAAGGCCGAGGTCGTCTCCTCCACCTTCGACGAACCGCCCCAGCGCCATGTGCAGGTCGCCGAGATGGTCATCGAAAAGGCCAAGCGGCTCGTCGAGCGCAAGATCGACGTGGTCATCCTGCTCGACAGCATCACCCGCCTCGGCCGCGCCTACAACGCCGTGACCCCCTCGTCCGGACGCGTGCTTTCCGGCGGCCTGGACGCCAACGCCCTGCAGCGGCCCAAGCGCTTTTTCGGCGCGGCCCGCAATATCGAGGGCGGCGGATCGCTGACCATCATCGCCACGGCGCTCATCGACACCGGCTCCCGCATGGACGAAGTCATTTTCGAGGAGTTCAAGGGCACCGGCAACATGGAAATCTATCTGGACCGTCATTTGGCCGAAAAGCGCGTCTTCCCGGCCATCGACATCAACCGGTCCGGCACGCGCAAGGAAGAACTGCTGCTCGAAACCGACGTGCTCAACCGCGTCTGGATCCTGCGCAAGCTGCTCGCCCCCATGAGCCCCATCGACTCCATGGAGTTCTTGCTCGACAAG